CTTGGTCGTAAAGAACGGATCGAACGCCTTGGCCAGCACGTCGGGGGGCATGCCCTGCCCCGTGTCGGCAATCTCCAGGAGCACCCGGTCACCCGTCCGGGCCGCGACGAGCCGCAGCGTGCCTCCCTGATCCATCGCGTGCAGGCTGTTGACGATCAAGTTGATCATCACCTGCATCAACTGGTCGCGATCGGCGACGATGGTCGGCAGAGCCTCCTCCACCGCCCGCTCGACCGCGATGTGGTGGCGGCTCAAGCGCTCGTGAAACATCTCCAGCCCGTCCTCGATCAGCACCTTCAGATCGACCGGACAGTGCTCCCGCGGTTTGCGGCGGGCAAACGCGAGCAACTGGTTCATCACCCTCGTGATCCGTTCGACCTGCGTGATGATCGTGCTCAACCCCTTCTTCATGGATTCGTCCGAGGTTTTCTGCAGCAGATACTCGGCCCGGCCGAGTATCACGTTCATGGGGGTGCCGATTTCATGGGCCATCCCGGAAGCCAGCGTGCCCAGTTCCGCGACCCGTTCCGTTCTTCGCAATTGCGCCTCCAGCCGCTTCTCCTCGGTCACGTTCACGGACACGCCGGCCAGAAACCTGGTCCCCTGCGGGTCCACCAGCGGGAATTTGAAGGAGAGCCAATGTTGCGTGGCCCCTCGGGAATCGGTCGTCTGCTCCATCCTCGTCATGGGCTTGTTCGCCGACAGCACCTCCCAATCGTTCGCCCGGAACTGCCGCGCGGTCTCTGCCGGCCAGAAGGCCTCGTCGGTCTTTCCTTCCCAGTCCACGGACTCCCGGCCGGTCTGGTTGCATAGCAACCGTTCAAGCGGCTCGTTCATGTAGACATAGCGGCCCTGCTCATCCTTCATATAGGCCATGGCGGGGCTATGGTCCATGAAGGCCTTGAACCGCTCTTCGCTCGCGCGCAGCGCCTCCTCGGCGCGCTTGCGGTCCGTGATGTCGCGCAGCACCACCTGGATCGCCATGCCCTCGTGGTCCACGAATCGCGCCGCGGTCACCTCGACATCCGCGATCGAGCCGTCCAGCCGGATGATCCGTTCCTCGACCAACGGGATCGTCCGCAGCCCCTCGACCAACCGGTGGATCCGTTCTCGAATCGAGGCATGGTCGTCCGGATGGAACAGATCGAGCGGCGATTTCCCGATGATCTGATCGGGCCGGTGGGCGCCGAACAGTTTCACCCCCTGATCGTTGATGAACACGACCCGATCGCCTCGGTTGATCAGGATCGCCACCGGCGACACCTCGACCAGACGCCGGTATTGCTCCTCCCGCTGACGGAGCAAGAGTTCGGCCTGCTTGCGCTCCGTGATATCCACCACGAAGGCCAGCACCCGCAGGCCTTCGGACATTTGGATGGGATTCAATCCGATTTCAACCGGGAACACCGACCCGTCCTTTCGGCGGCCATGCAGGTCCCGTCCCTCCCCCATCCGGCGGGCGCTGGGGTCCCGCATGAACTGCTCGCGCTCGACCACATGCTCCGACCGAACCGGCTCGGGGACCAGCACCTCCACCGGTTGCCCGATCAGCTCGGCCCGCTCGTAGCCGAACAGCCGCTCGACCACCTGATTGACCAGGGTGATGCGCCCGCTCTGATCCACCAGCAACAGGCCGCTCGGCGCCGATTCCACCAACAAGCGAAACTGCTCGGCTGCCCGCTCCGTCTCGCGCTTGCGCCGTTCCGTTTCGGCCGTCGCCAACGCGACGGCGCGCCTCCGGCTCTGCATGACGATCGTCGCCCCCCATAAGACCGAGATCGCCATGATGCGGTTGAATTGCGCCGCCCGTGGATCAAGCGCCGGCGGAGACAGGACATAGCCGGCTGCCGAGAGCAGGGTCGTGAGGAGGCAGAGTTCGAACAGGAGGCGGGAACGGGGCAGGTCGTAGCTCAGAAACAGCGGCAGCAGGTAGAGGATGGGCACCGCCCAAGCCTGCGGCGTGATGAGGTCCAAGGCGAACACCGTCCCGGTCAGGACGATGACCGCGCCGGTTTGAAGCGCCAGTCTGGGCTTCATGTTCTAGGTCTTCCTATTTCGGAGACTGTCCGACATTGACCTTTCTACTGCGGCGAACGACGTACCGGCACCTGCTTTGTTCTCGGCCTCGAAAAATCCTCAACGTAATCCAGCGAATACGCCTCCGGTTTTTCGAGGCCTGCGGCCTTGCATCTGCCAGCACCTCCTTCGCCTCGTCACGAACGGCAATGTTGGACAGTCTCCTCGGACAGGCGGGGGCACAGAAGTGCAGGGACGGGCTATCGCTGCGACTTGCTCTCTTCGATTTCGCCGAGCTTGCGGTAGAGCGTCTTGCGGTCGATCCCGAGAATGTTGGCGGCTTGATACTTGTTGCCGCCGGTCTTTTCCAGAATGCGCAGAATATATTCCTTCTCGACCTCATGGAGCGGCAGCGTGCGTTCCGCCGCTTCGTCGATCACCCGGCGATCGCCGCGCGCCCCCTGGACCATCGGCGGGAGATCCTCCGCGCCGATCTTGTCCGCCCGGGAGAGCGTCACCGCCCGCTCGATCACGTTTTCGAGCTCGCGGACGTTGCCGGGCCAGGCGTAATCGATGAGGAGCGCCAGCGCGGATTCCGTGACGCCCCGCACGGGCCGATGAGAGGACTGCGCGCATTTCTGCAGAAACGCCTCCACCAGCAGCGGGATATCCTCCCGGCGCTCGCGCAGCGGCGGCAGGCGGATCTCGATCACGTTCAACCGGTAAAAGAGATCTTCCCGGAATCGCTTCGCCTTGACCTCCTCGGCCAGGGTGACGTTGGTCGCCGCAATAATGCGGACATCCACCGACAGCGAGCGGGCGGAGCCTACGCGGCGCACTTCCTTTTCTTGGATGGCCCGCAGCAGCTTGGCCTGCAACAGCGTCGGGATCTCGCTGATCTCATCCAGGAACAGCGTGCCCTGGTTGGCCTCTTCGAACAGCCCGCGCTTGTCGGTTTTGGCGTCCGTGAAGGCGCCGCGGACGTGCCCGAACAGCTCGCTTTCGAGCAGCGTTTCCGGGATCGCCGCGCAATTGACCGGAATGAACGGCGCGTGCTTCCGGTTGCTGTTGAAGTGAATGGCCTTGGCGACCAGTTCCTTGCCGGTCCCGCTCTCGCCCGAGATCAGAATGTTGGTCGGGCTGTCCGAGACCCGTTGGATGAGGTCGAAGAGCTCGCGCATTGCCTTGCTCTTCCCCAGGATCTGGTGGAAGCTGTATTCCTTGCCGACCGCGCGGCGGAGATGCGCCACCTCGCGGCGAAGGTGCGCTTCCCGTATCGCCCGTTCCAATGTCGGCACCAATTCGTTGGATTTCACCGGTTTGGTCAGGTAGTCGTAGGCCCCGTGCTTCATCGCGTCCACGGCGGTCTCGACCGAGCCGAAGGCGGTCATCAAAATCACGTTGGTATGGGGATAGGACCGCTTCACTTCCGAGAGGAGTTCCAACCCCTGCATCCCCTTCATCCGAAGATCGGTCAGCACGACCTCGTAGTCGGCCTGTCCCAGGTGCTTGAGCGCATCCTGTCCGTTGGTCACCACCGTGACGGCATGACCCCGCTCCGACATGATGTCCTCCACCAGCGACCCCATGTCCGGGTCGTCATCGACGACAAGGACCGATCCTTTCGTATCCGCGGTCACCATATTCGTCCCGTTTAAATCGACTACCGTCCCAGAACCGCGCCCAGCCTAGTCCTTTGCTTCGTTGCGGGTCAAGTCGGAGGACCGCAGCCGGTTCCGTCCCTCCGCCGACCTGCATTTTAATGACGGGGGCCAGCCCCCTCAATCTCATAGACGATCGTACGAGAGGGCCCATGCTCATAGATCACCCGGTAGGCCTGCGGCAACCGATCCGGCTCGCTCAAGACGCGCATCCCCGGCCAGTAGTCCTCTTCATGCTTGCTGTAGACGAGGAACCGGATGCCCTCGACCGCTACGGTTGCGAGATATTGGTCCAGCGAATCAGCGACCGCTCCGGACGTCACGTTCAATCCGGTCAAATGCGCCAGGTGCGGTTCGACGGCCATGATCCGATCGCCGGCCGCCGCACGGGATTTGATCGCCGCCGCCGCGTCCAGCAGATGCGTCGGCTCCGCCTCCAAGAACCATCTCGCGCTGACGTAGGAACTATAGGCGACGGCCAGCGCCACGAGACTGAACACCCACCACCCTATGGCCCATTCCCTCCGAACAACCTGTCCCGGGATCGGCATCCGCTCGAAATGAAACAGCGGCAGCACGACCAGCACGAACAGCAGGGGGAAGAGAAAGAAATAGAACCGGACAGCGAATCCGGCCAACCCGTGCAGCAGGTATCCGGCCGCGCACAGGATCAGAAAGGCGGCCCGCTTGGCGGTCATCTGTTGCAGATACAACAACAGCCCGGCTCCGGCGAAGAGCGCGGCGGGGAACCCAAGGACGTACCACGACAGGCGATAGGCCTTCCCATAGAGCACGTCCTTCAGAAAGGTCTTCGCGATCTGCCACGGGTCGTGGAGCAGGACCTCCCAGGGAGAGGCGAACCGCTGGCCCATGTCGGCAACCGCCCAGACGAATGCGTCGCCTTGCGGATGATAAAAGTGCGCCGCGACCTGCTGATGGAGATCACTCGCGAACGGGCTTCCGTTCCGATGCCAATTCACCAACAGCCACGGCGCCATAACGAGCAGGGCCGCTCCCAAGAACACCGCCATCTTGACCAGTCTCGTTCTCCAGGAGTCGCCAGCCTCGCCGAGGAACAGCAGCGCCACGGGGATCCCCGCGAGCACGAAGAGCGCATTGTACCGAAGAAGGTAGGCGGCCCCCGCTGCGACACCGGCCTGCGCGCAGACCGCCACCGTGGCTTCGCGGCGCAACAGCAGCCACATCGGGACCACCAGAGCCAGGTTGGCGACCATGTCGGCGGACGCGACGAAGGCATGGGGCAACAGGGCCAGCAGCGTCAGGATTGTGGCGGCCAGCGCCTGGCGCCTGCCCCACAACACCGACAGCAGTCGATAGCTCACGAATCCGATCAATCCGGCCGACAGGCCGGAGAGGATCTTCCCTGCGGCAAACATGTCGGATGTGAAGCGGGACAGCAACGCGAGCAGATACGCATAGCCCGGCGGATAATGTTGGTTGGTATAGGGCTCTCCGGCAAGGACCAGGCCGGCCTGCACGACATCCCGTCCGAAAAAATCGGTCTCCACCCCCCAATTTCCAACCTCCCGAGAGGCGCCCAGCCCGAGCGCTAAGGTTCCGATACAGAGACAAGCCGCCAAGGCGAGCAGATCGTACCGGCGGTCCTCCCCCGATCGTGAGGCGGCCTGTTCCATCGAAGTCTGACGCTCCCGGCTCCCTTCGGTCGATTCGACGCTCATGGGAAGACCGTCTCCCCCCGCGCGGTTCTCCCCGATCCCACGGGCTCCTCCACGATCGGGGCCGTCCCAGAGGTTCCCCCCGCGTCGTTGACCGAGGGCACCGCGTGCCCTCTGCCCATGAGCAGCGAGCGGACGAGAGTTATTTCGTCCTGCGTGAATTCCCGGAGCGCCCAATAGCAGGCGACGATCAAGCCGGTCAGGACGAACAGCTTGACGAAGACCAACGGCCCGGGAGTCGGCCACATCGCCGCTGCGGCGAAGGCGAACAGACTCACGATGAGGGTGCGGACGACCAGGCCAAGCGGCGGCACGACCCCCCACAGGCGGCCGAGGGTGACCAATCCCATGAGCATCCCCATGAACCCCGCCAAGGCGGTGACCGCCGAGGCGCCGAGCGGACCATATCGTGGAATGATCAGCATGTGTCCCAGCAGCGCGAGCGGAACGAGGGGCCCCGTCAGCGCGACCGTCATGCGCGGCTTTCCGTCGGCGATCACGACGGTAAGCGCCACCGTCAGCGGCAAGGTCGCGGCGGCCCCGAAAATGAGCGCCGGGAGAAACCGCCCGGTCTCCTGGAATGAGGCCCCGAACAGGCAGGCGGAAATCTCGCCGGCCGACCCCGCGATCACCGCCGCGAAGGGAAACATCGTCAAGGCTCCTCGCAAGGCCTGCTCCGTCATCATCCGCGCGAGACCCGCGTCGCCGCGAGCCAGCGCCCGGCTCACGCTCGACAGCAGCAGCGGCGCCGCCGACATCCCTAACAACGTCGGAAGCAGCGCCAGATTTTGCGCCGCGCCATAGAGACCCGCCTCTTCGACCGTGGCGCCCAGGACCTTGAGGGCGAACAGATCCATCCGTCCGAGCGCCGCCAGGCCGACGGCGGAGAGAAACAGGGGCCAGGAGTAATGCCACAGCGCCCAGGACTTCGAACCGGTCTTCGAGAACAGCGCCGGACGCAGGGTCCGTCGATACAGGCGCAATTCGAGCAGCGTGGAGCCGATGATGGCCAGGATGACGCCGAACACGGACAGGCCGCCGGAAACCAGGATGATCACGAACAGCAGCCGCGCGAGCCAGCGCCCGGCGCTTGCCGAGGCGCAGGCCTGATAGGCGCCCGTCCCTGCGAGAATGTGGCGATGGGCCTGCGCAAGCGCGAACAACGGAATATCCACCGCCATGAGCGCGAGGCAGGCCGCCAACGTGGGCTCATTGAGCAGCCGAGCGAAGGGCAGCGCCAGCATCCACATCGCCACCATGACCCAGATTCCCATGCGGAACTGAAGCTGGACGGCGACCGTGCCCAGCGGCCGCCAATCCGGGCTTTCTCCGACGTGCTTGATCGTCGCCCTGGAAAACAACGAATTGATGCTCCACTCCGCCAACCCAACCAGCGTGACTGCGAGCGTCAGCAACCCATATCCGTCCGCCCCGAGGTTCCGGGTAAGAAAGGCGGCGGTCACCAGCCCGGTCACGGGGAAGAGGGCCTCCGCCAGGAGGACCCGGAGGGTGCCGTCAAGCAAATGGCGCCCCGGGTGAGCAAGGAACCGAGCGGTCGTCATCGCGGCGGCATCGCCTTCACCTTGGCCGTCTCACGCCGGCAGCCTTGCCAGAGAAACCCGGCGGCATTCGCCACCTGCCAGAGCAGGAACAACGCGGTAAGGGAGACCGTCCGCCTGTCGCGGGCGCGCACGAAGAGGTGCCCGAACACGTTGCGATAGAAAGAGAACTCGGGACGAAAGGGGCCGGCCCCGCGGCGGGCGCGCGCCCGATGAAAGCGACACGCGCCTCGCCCGTAGCCGAAATGCTGACGCCAGAATCCGGCCAAGGTCAGCTCGTGACGGTGATGGATCACCGCATCAGGAGCATAGACCAGCCGGCGCCCTTCGCGCACCCACCGATCGCAGAGATCCCGATCTTCCGACGTTCGAAAGGACGGATCGAACCCTCCGATAGTCCGGAACAGATCGGCGGGCAGAGCCAGGTTGTTGGACGCGAAGAACTGGAACTCGCTGTGCATCGCGAGAAAATAGGCCCTCGCCGCTTCCACAATCACTTGGCTCGCGGTCGCATAGATATTGTCGGGCAGCGCGTTGGCGGTGCAGCCCCCCACCAGCGCCCGCGGCGCGCGCTCGAACGCACGGGCGAATCCCTGGAGCCAGCCCGGATCCGGGGTGCAGTCGTCGTCGGTGAAGGCCAGGTATTCGCCTTGGGCCTTGGCGGCTCCCGCGTTCCGGGCGGCCGCCGGCCCCGCATTGGGTTGGCGCAGCCACGTCACGCGACCATCGAGCCGATCGAAATCCGCCGCGTCAAGCGGCGGTTCGCTTCCGTCGTCGACCATGATCACCTCGAAGCGCGCCGCAGGGTACTCCAGCCCGGCCAACGCTTCGAGACAGGCTCGAAGCTGTCGCGGCCGATTCCACGTGGGAACGATGATCGAAAAGGACGGCGCGGGCGGGGTTGCGCGCGGAGCCCTCGAAGACGGGACAGGATCGTCGTTCACGCGCCCCTCATGCCCGATCGACCGTCACGCTTCTGCCCGTCGAGGCCGACTCCATGGCCGCCAGCGCCACCGCCAATGCGCGCCGGCCATCCTCCAGGGTACAGCCGGGCGGGCGGCCGTTTTGGAGACAGGCCAGGAAATGCCGCCACTCCTCCCGATAGGACAGGGCCCATTCTCCCCCATGGCGTAGGCCCGAGATCGCCTGCGGCAGTTCCCGGACGAGACGTGTCGTCGCGTCCACCCGGCTCCGGACATCCCCGGGGATACTCGTCGTAGAGGCGTATTCCAGGCCGTCAAATCGGTAGAACGACAGCGCCAGGGAACCCGCTCGCCCGAAGATCTCCAGACCGTTGTTCTGGCTCGTGCGCTCGGCGCAGGCGGCGGTCGCCAGCACGCCGTTGCTCATCCGGGCGATCACCGTGGCCGATTCATCCTCCCACTGCCCTGACCGTACATAGGCGCTGACTTCCTCCACTTCCGCCTGTGCCAGATAGCGCCAGAGGTCGAAGTGATGGACGGCCATCTCCAGCAGCGCCCCTCCGCCCGTCGCGCGGGCCCTTCGCCATGCCGGGACGCGGTCATGGAAACTCGTCAGGACGCTGCGGATCAGATCCAGCGGTCCCAATCGGCCCCGTTGGATCACCGCTCGCGCCTGACCGGTCAACCGATGCCAGCGTGCATTGAATCCCATCATCACAGTGCGGGTCGTGCCGGACGCCCGCGCGATCAGTCGATCGCAATCCTCCAGCGTGAGCGCGAGGGGCTTTTCGATGAAGAGATGCTTCCCCGCCTCCAATGCAGCCAGCGCGATCTCCACATGCCGCTGGGCCGGCATGCAGACGGCGACGGCATCGACAGAATCGAGCTTGAGCAGGTCCTGATAGTCGGCGACCAGATGCTCGGCTCGGACGTGCCGCGACGCCCGGCGCAGCGCGTCGGGGTCCGGATCGGCCAGTCCCACGACCTCCAGCCCCTGGAGCGACTTCAGGGCCGGCAGGTGCAGTTGGTCCGTAGCGCGCCCGCACCCGATGAATCCGATTCGAACCGCCCGCTGCAAGCCGGCTTCCATGACACCCTGTCTGTGGTTCACGCCAGGGACAGATCCCGACGGTCTTCGTCCCGGATATGCCGGAACCGATGAAATTCGAACCGGGCCACCTGATCGACGGCCCGACCGATTCCCGCGGCATAGCCGACCAATTGTCCGGCTCCGTCCAGAATCAGCCCGATCGCCAGCGCGTGGACGCATGAACGGAACCGGCGCCGCTGCTCGCCGGGCTCAAGCCCCCTCCAGATCCGCCAGAGCCGCAACGCTGGAATCACCGGGGAGCCGGCCACGAACAGCGCGCGCCGCCAGAGCGCCGTCTCCCGCACCCGTGCACCGGCGAAGAGACGACCATTGTAGAATTGCACGGGCAGCCACGACCGCCACAGCGAAAAATTCGTATGCGCGACCTGCGCGGACGGATCGAGATAGAGGCGGTGCCCCTTCTGGCGCAGATCCCAATGCAGCAGCGTCTCCGCCTCCATCATCGGCTCCAACTGCGGCCCGTACCCCAGCAACAGATCCCGTTTGTAGCTGGTGTTGTGACCGGGGAGAAAATCCGCCTCCCGCGCAGTCGTCGGCCAGAGCCAGGGGCCGTAGCCGATAAAAAGATCCGCCCAACTCACGGCGCTGTTGGGATTCGCGTTGCGGACCGCCGGGCCGACCGCCGCCCAAGGGCCGCGATGCGCCCTGATCAGGCTCTCCGCCCATTGCGGGTCGGGGAAGCAATGGTCCTCCGCCAGCGCGACCAGCGGAGCCATGGCGCGGCGAATGCCCGCGGCGTTGGCTCGGCCGATGGAGCGGATCGCCCCCACTTCCACGATCTGCACCTGTGCAAACTCTGCAAGGAGCGCGGACAGCCTGGTCTGGTCCAGATTCAGTTGGGCGCGGGACGGAGCCACGATCACCATTTCGAGCGAAGCCCGGACCGTCTGGCGGAGAAGGTACGAGATCGTGTGACGAATGACGTCGAAATCGTCCGGCGTCGCGATCACGATCGACATCAACGGGCTGTTCGGCTCGCTCACCTGTCGGAGACTCCTTTCAGTCCGGCACCTCGGGCGATACCGGTTTGGCTGCGACGATGCGTCGGGCGGGGATCTGCCACCGGATCATCCGGGCCGCCAGCGGCTCAGGCGCTGCTTTACCCCATAGAGGTCCAGGCCCGCGATCCCATACAACGTATCAGTCCGTGGCCGCACCCCGCCGCCGCCCCATAGACAGAGGCCGAACCGGCCGGCCCCGATCGCGTGGGTGAGCCCCGCACGGCGGCCCAGGACGTTCCAATCGTTCCACAGGTCCGTCGACCAGTGGATGTCGTCGAATATGATCACGGAGCCCGGATTCAACCGCGCGGAGAGACGATCAAAGAGCCGGAGGTTCTCCCCCTTCTTCTTGCTTCCGTCGATGAAGGCGAGGTCGATGCCGTCGCGAAGGCCCGGCAAGATCCGGTCCAGCGCCGCGTCGAAGGAGGCCGTGATCAATTCGAAGCAGCCGACGACCTGACGAAGGTGCGCCTGCGCCAGCCTCGCTCGTTCCGGACTGCCCTCCACGGTAATAAATCGTCGGCAGCTCGGCGCCGACGCCAAATAACAGCCCGAGATGCCGGCGGCGGTTCCCAATTCCAGGATCGTTTTCGATCCGGCCTCCTTGGCGCAGAGATACAAGAAGGTCTCCCAGAGAGGCGAGACGCTGGTCACATGCGCCACTTCGGTCAAGGATCGCCTGCCTTGAGCAGGGCCGGAGGACTGTCCCGCTGACCCAGCCCCAACCGAAGGCCCATCCCCGCCCTCCCGAAACACTCCCACCGAATCCCCACTCCGCTCGGCCATCTTGGCCCGGAGGGCTTCGATCCCGCTCGACGACTCCGGCATCTTCCTCGCTGATCGTCCTGTCCAACAGAAATTGAAGCGGCCGGCAAAGCGCCTCCGGGAGCCCGTTCCGTTTCATGTTCCGCAGCCGTCGCCGGCCGATTGTTGAGGTCAGCGGAAGCGTCCACCGTCCTTCCAGGACGAACCGCCCGGCCATCGACTGGCCACCCATCGACACCCCTTCGACCCTCAAAGACAGTCCTCACTTCGATCGCAGGTCGGCGACCCGGTTATAGATGGTCGCGATCGACCAGCCGATCAGCCCTCCCGTGACGGCGCCGTAGAGAAAACCGATGAGGCTGCCGGTCCAGGTGACCGAGTAGCCGACGAAGTAATTGGACAGCAACTGGAGATGGCTTCCGACATGCTCGCCGCCTCTGATCAGCAGCCAAACGGTCATGAGAAACAACCCGGCGCCACCCACTATCCCGAAACCGGCCGCGAGCAGCCAGGCCTGAATCCTGGCCACAGCCCGACTGAGTTCCCGCTCATCTTGATTCGGTCTGTCCATCTGTCACCTACCGGTCTCGAACCGTTACACCTTGTCCAGCAGATCGCGGCGCTCCTCCGCCTCTGCGCGGGAACGCGCCAGCGACGCGTACAGCATGACGCCGCGATTGCACAGCCAGGCCCCCGCGTATCCGGTCAGGAATCCCCACAGTCCCGCCTCGACCAGGCCGATCGTGGCGCCGGCCCATGTCACGCTGAAGCCGGGGAGAAACTCTCCGAGGAGAGACAGATTCGGCCCCACAACCCTGCCGCCCTTGACCAACAGGATCGCCGTGGCCAGGAAGAGTCCCAGTCCGCCGACCGCTCCCGTCGCCACCCCCATCGCGACAGGATCCAGCCGCGCAAAGGCCCGGTCGAGCACAAGATCCAGCGCGGCCGGCACCTCGGACACCTCGTTGACCGGAACGGCCACCCGCCTGGGCACCATCCGGTCTCCGCCCCTCAACTCGGCCACGCGGCCCTCCTCGTGATATTCCATCTCGGTGTTCACGGCCCAGACGTCCCAACGCTCCCCCGTGATGTTGCGAGCCGCGTAGATCCCAGTCAGCATCGAATGGTCCTGGTTGTTGTAGCGGTGAAGCCCGTTCCGCCCGATGGTCTGCAAATTGGCAAAGGTCGCCAGATAGTCGCGGATGACCGTCACATTGGCTTGGTAGGTTTGGTCGTACACGGGATAGGCCTTTTCCATTCGGACGACCGTGCCGTCGACCACGTCCTTCGGATCGACCAAGCCCAATTGACAACACTCTCGGATGCCCAATTGGATGAGCTGCTCATCCGGCCAGGACCATTCCTCATCTTTGTCCCACAGGAAATATTCCAACCCCAACGACGTGGTGGCCGGATCCGGGACCATGTAGGGACTCCAGTTCTTGTAGTTCTGGATCCTCCCGACCTTGACGTCCGGAGAATGGATATAGATCCAGTTGTCTGGGAAGACCTCTTCGCGGTTGACGACTAGGACCACGGTCAAATAATCCCGGTAACGGAGACGCGCCGCGGCATCCAGCACCTTGGCGGGCGGCGCAGGGCTCAGCGCGAACATGAGTTCCCGGAGCGGCATGGTCGAGACAAAGTCGGATCCGTCGAATTCCGCCCGCTCCCCGGTCAACATCGTCCCGGAGACGGACTCGACCCGTCCCCCTCGATGACGGACCCTCTGGACGTGGGTGCCGCGGACCGTCCGGACGCCCCGTTCGCCGATCACCGACTCACAGCGTTCCCACATCATGCCGGGCCCGAATCTCGGGTAGTGGAACCGCTCGATCAAGGAGGTGATCGTCTGGCCGTCCATGCCGCGAGACGCGCGCAGCAGCGCGTTGCGGAGGGCCTGCTTGAGGGAAAGGTTCTTGATCCGCTGCGCCGCCCAATCCGCCGAGATTTCCGTGCAGGGAATCCCCCACACCTTCTCCGTATAGGTCTTGAAGAAGATGTGGTACAGCCGGGACCCGAATCGATTCGACACCCAGTCTTCGAAGGTTTTTTCGTCATGGATATGCGCGAACCTCGCCTTGAGATAGCTGAGCGCCACCAGAAGTGACTCGACCGGCCCCAGGCCGATCAAGGCGTTGACCGGCTTCAAGGGATAGTCGAAGAAATGCTGCTTGTAATAGATCCGGGACTTGCGGGCACGCAGCAGGAACTCCTCTCCCAGGATCTCCTGCCACAACTCATTGATCAACGGCACCTTCGAGAAAAACCGATGCCCGCCGATATCGAACCGATAGCCGCCGTAATTCACGGTTTTGGAAATCCCGCCGACCTGGGTGCCGCTTTCCAGCACGGTCGAAAGCACTCCGCGCTTGGAGAGTT
The DNA window shown above is from Nitrospira tepida and carries:
- a CDS encoding sigma-54-dependent transcriptional regulator, with translation MVTADTKGSVLVVDDDPDMGSLVEDIMSERGHAVTVVTNGQDALKHLGQADYEVVLTDLRMKGMQGLELLSEVKRSYPHTNVILMTAFGSVETAVDAMKHGAYDYLTKPVKSNELVPTLERAIREAHLRREVAHLRRAVGKEYSFHQILGKSKAMRELFDLIQRVSDSPTNILISGESGTGKELVAKAIHFNSNRKHAPFIPVNCAAIPETLLESELFGHVRGAFTDAKTDKRGLFEEANQGTLFLDEISEIPTLLQAKLLRAIQEKEVRRVGSARSLSVDVRIIAATNVTLAEEVKAKRFREDLFYRLNVIEIRLPPLRERREDIPLLVEAFLQKCAQSSHRPVRGVTESALALLIDYAWPGNVRELENVIERAVTLSRADKIGAEDLPPMVQGARGDRRVIDEAAERTLPLHEVEKEYILRILEKTGGNKYQAANILGIDRKTLYRKLGEIEESKSQR
- a CDS encoding Gfo/Idh/MocA family protein → MNHRQGVMEAGLQRAVRIGFIGCGRATDQLHLPALKSLQGLEVVGLADPDPDALRRASRHVRAEHLVADYQDLLKLDSVDAVAVCMPAQRHVEIALAALEAGKHLFIEKPLALTLEDCDRLIARASGTTRTVMMGFNARWHRLTGQARAVIQRGRLGPLDLIRSVLTSFHDRVPAWRRARATGGGALLEMAVHHFDLWRYLAQAEVEEVSAYVRSGQWEDESATVIARMSNGVLATAACAERTSQNNGLEIFGRAGSLALSFYRFDGLEYASTTSIPGDVRSRVDATTRLVRELPQAISGLRHGGEWALSYREEWRHFLACLQNGRPPGCTLEDGRRALAVALAAMESASTGRSVTVDRA
- a CDS encoding lipopolysaccharide biosynthesis protein translates to MTTARFLAHPGRHLLDGTLRVLLAEALFPVTGLVTAAFLTRNLGADGYGLLTLAVTLVGLAEWSINSLFSRATIKHVGESPDWRPLGTVAVQLQFRMGIWVMVAMWMLALPFARLLNEPTLAACLALMAVDIPLFALAQAHRHILAGTGAYQACASASAGRWLARLLFVIILVSGGLSVFGVILAIIGSTLLELRLYRRTLRPALFSKTGSKSWALWHYSWPLFLSAVGLAALGRMDLFALKVLGATVEEAGLYGAAQNLALLPTLLGMSAAPLLLSSVSRALARGDAGLARMMTEQALRGALTMFPFAAVIAGSAGEISACLFGASFQETGRFLPALIFGAAATLPLTVALTVVIADGKPRMTVALTGPLVPLALLGHMLIIPRYGPLGASAVTALAGFMGMLMGLVTLGRLWGVVPPLGLVVRTLIVSLFAFAAAAMWPTPGPLVFVKLFVLTGLIVACYWALREFTQDEITLVRSLLMGRGHAVPSVNDAGGTSGTAPIVEEPVGSGRTARGETVFP
- a CDS encoding PAS domain S-box protein, with product MKPRLALQTGAVIVLTGTVFALDLITPQAWAVPILYLLPLFLSYDLPRSRLLFELCLLTTLLSAAGYVLSPPALDPRAAQFNRIMAISVLWGATIVMQSRRRAVALATAETERRKRETERAAEQFRLLVESAPSGLLLVDQSGRITLVNQVVERLFGYERAELIGQPVEVLVPEPVRSEHVVEREQFMRDPSARRMGEGRDLHGRRKDGSVFPVEIGLNPIQMSEGLRVLAFVVDITERKQAELLLRQREEQYRRLVEVSPVAILINRGDRVVFINDQGVKLFGAHRPDQIIGKSPLDLFHPDDHASIRERIHRLVEGLRTIPLVEERIIRLDGSIADVEVTAARFVDHEGMAIQVVLRDITDRKRAEEALRASEERFKAFMDHSPAMAYMKDEQGRYVYMNEPLERLLCNQTGRESVDWEGKTDEAFWPAETARQFRANDWEVLSANKPMTRMEQTTDSRGATQHWLSFKFPLVDPQGTRFLAGVSVNVTEEKRLEAQLRRTERVAELGTLASGMAHEIGTPMNVILGRAEYLLQKTSDESMKKGLSTIITQVERITRVMNQLLAFARRKPREHCPVDLKVLIEDGLEMFHERLSRHHIAVERAVEEALPTIVADRDQLMQVMINLIVNSLHAMDQGGTLRLVAARTGDRVLLEIADTGQGMPPDVLAKAFDPFFTTKEFGKGTGLGLTVVKGIVEEHGGTISVDSRVGEGTTVSILLPLDPDRKPG
- a CDS encoding glycosyltransferase, whose translation is MNDDPVPSSRAPRATPPAPSFSIIVPTWNRPRQLRACLEALAGLEYPAARFEVIMVDDGSEPPLDAADFDRLDGRVTWLRQPNAGPAAARNAGAAKAQGEYLAFTDDDCTPDPGWLQGFARAFERAPRALVGGCTANALPDNIYATASQVIVEAARAYFLAMHSEFQFFASNNLALPADLFRTIGGFDPSFRTSEDRDLCDRWVREGRRLVYAPDAVIHHRHELTLAGFWRQHFGYGRGACRFHRARARRGAGPFRPEFSFYRNVFGHLFVRARDRRTVSLTALFLLWQVANAAGFLWQGCRRETAKVKAMPPR
- a CDS encoding glycosyltransferase → MSEPNSPLMSIVIATPDDFDVIRHTISYLLRQTVRASLEMVIVAPSRAQLNLDQTRLSALLAEFAQVQIVEVGAIRSIGRANAAGIRRAMAPLVALAEDHCFPDPQWAESLIRAHRGPWAAVGPAVRNANPNSAVSWADLFIGYGPWLWPTTAREADFLPGHNTSYKRDLLLGYGPQLEPMMEAETLLHWDLRQKGHRLYLDPSAQVAHTNFSLWRSWLPVQFYNGRLFAGARVRETALWRRALFVAGSPVIPALRLWRIWRGLEPGEQRRRFRSCVHALAIGLILDGAGQLVGYAAGIGRAVDQVARFEFHRFRHIRDEDRRDLSLA